The Prevotella melaninogenica genome has a segment encoding these proteins:
- a CDS encoding nucleotidyltransferase family protein, whose amino-acid sequence MKFAIIAAGDGSRLAQEGVTEPKPLVKVRGERLIDRLIRIFMGNNATEIVVICNEQMSDVASHLKMIQDEGLNGRHVPLRFVIKSTPSSMHSFYELRHFLRDEPFILTTVDTIFDESEFHDYVLSFQDKIAHGTDALMGVTDYIDDEKPLYVGVDKVMRINGYYDTPQADSRFISAGIYGLTASSLDILEACIEKGESRMRNFQRALVAADLRIEAFPLTKVFDIDHIEDIRKADEGVKNLSSSCKGKTLLIQRAACYSPNSEEKDLAILQEVGCLFDDAKIIGEGDFFENFSTYNQLISAESVGSVNAYYQIISMARSPKALDCFEQLEQRGIRVLNPSVGIRACQRSNVDKVMRENHLPLPPDEGDDGYWVKRADAAAQSKEDVCFCHDWAEVEKIKSTFMQRGITDIVTQAHVKGDVVKFYGVEGTNFFRYYYSGDDTETKFGDEERNGKPQYYPFSSSDLQADAEKLACLLQTPIYGGDAIIHEDGSYVIIDFNDFPSFSKCRKEAAKAIFERVKLAVECSPKASFNEKCKDDVDSCN is encoded by the coding sequence ATGAAATTCGCAATTATTGCAGCTGGCGACGGTTCACGACTGGCTCAAGAAGGTGTCACCGAACCTAAACCATTGGTGAAGGTAAGGGGAGAACGGCTCATAGACAGATTAATAAGGATTTTCATGGGAAATAATGCCACGGAGATTGTTGTTATCTGTAATGAGCAGATGTCTGATGTGGCAAGCCATCTGAAGATGATACAAGACGAAGGATTGAATGGACGGCATGTCCCACTTCGATTTGTCATAAAATCAACTCCGAGCTCAATGCATAGCTTTTATGAGTTGCGCCATTTCCTTCGTGATGAGCCTTTTATCCTAACAACAGTCGATACAATCTTTGACGAGAGTGAGTTTCATGATTATGTTTTATCCTTTCAAGATAAGATAGCACATGGGACAGACGCTTTGATGGGTGTTACAGACTATATTGATGATGAAAAACCACTTTATGTCGGTGTTGACAAAGTCATGCGTATCAATGGTTATTATGATACACCTCAAGCCGATTCTCGCTTTATTTCTGCAGGTATATATGGTTTGACAGCTTCCTCGCTTGATATTCTTGAAGCTTGTATTGAGAAAGGTGAGAGCCGGATGCGTAATTTTCAGCGTGCATTGGTCGCAGCTGACTTGCGAATAGAAGCTTTTCCGCTGACAAAGGTGTTTGATATCGACCATATAGAAGATATAAGAAAGGCTGATGAAGGCGTAAAGAACTTATCATCTTCTTGTAAGGGGAAAACCTTGTTGATACAACGTGCAGCATGCTATTCACCTAATTCTGAGGAGAAAGACTTAGCTATCTTGCAAGAGGTTGGTTGCCTTTTTGATGATGCCAAGATAATTGGTGAAGGTGATTTCTTTGAAAACTTTAGTACTTATAATCAGTTAATTTCAGCTGAATCGGTAGGCTCTGTAAATGCGTATTACCAAATTATTTCTATGGCTCGCAGTCCAAAAGCGTTAGATTGTTTTGAACAGTTGGAGCAGAGAGGTATACGAGTTCTTAACCCATCGGTTGGTATTCGGGCTTGCCAAAGGAGTAATGTAGATAAGGTGATGCGTGAAAACCATCTCCCATTGCCACCTGATGAGGGTGATGATGGCTATTGGGTAAAGCGTGCTGATGCTGCCGCTCAAAGCAAAGAAGATGTCTGTTTCTGTCATGATTGGGCAGAAGTTGAAAAGATAAAATCAACCTTTATGCAGCGTGGTATCACAGATATTGTGACGCAAGCACACGTAAAAGGTGACGTTGTGAAGTTTTATGGCGTTGAAGGTACTAACTTTTTCCGTTATTATTATTCAGGTGATGATACTGAAACAAAGTTTGGTGATGAAGAAAGGAATGGTAAACCGCAGTATTATCCATTTTCATCTTCTGACTTACAGGCTGATGCGGAGAAGTTAGCTTGTTTACTACAAACACCCATTTATGGTGGTGATGCGATAATACACGAAGACGGCAGTTATGTTATCATTGACTTTAATGACTTCCCCAGTTTCTCAAAATGCAGGAAAGAAGCTGCTAAGGCAATCTTTGAACGAGTGAAACTGGCGGTTGAGTGTTCTCCCAAAGCTTCCTTTAATGAGAAGTGTAAGGATGATGTAGATAGTTGTAATTAG